The Osmerus eperlanus chromosome 15, fOsmEpe2.1, whole genome shotgun sequence genome includes a window with the following:
- the LOC134034756 gene encoding enhancer of polycomb homolog 1-like isoform X2, with amino-acid sequence MVIPVPEAESNIAYYESLYPGDFKMPKQLIHIQPFSLDTEQPDYDLDSEDEAFVNKLKKKMEITALQFEEMIDRLEKGSGQQALSLQEAKLLLKEDDELIQEVYDYWSRKRKGCKSGTLHPTVKQERRDGSSTSDPYVAFRRRTEKMQTRKNRKNDEASYEKMLKLRRDLSRAVTILEMIKRREKSKRELLHLTLEVVEKRNVMPDFGSEVMAEALAQRALVKPVYAIPIPLSSSNQYRHQDHMDLKDYKTKPEKTEVVRTKRKYEKKPKIPAVSAPPHSGPSVFNPKDLNQYDFPSSDDEAFSQVHSGSSEAEEENDPDGCYAFRRKAGCQYYASRPNRSASWPWASPEEGGLGDPRYRYCLTSLSVPRRCVGLARRRVGRGGRILLDRAHSDLDSVFQSLDSDPETEPLTPASPLRDSTASTSANNTSSASLPTSTSSLPSSVHADLNEILLNIKSCRWRHFRPRTLSHPRSGGGDTSRRGFKGTPLGQSGTLGSGGAPQHRTGPPPAPVHVFTAEQYQHHQEQLALMQKQQLEQIQQQQKQAAETINATPNTQILVIKTLDQASAQFAASALLTSDQLLALKSKEEGGLGSGVNGVLPSSGVYKGLHISSTTSAPHLATQSPPIFLQPSANTTPPSPASATLGPAPNAHGVPNATQVLLGNNLRLSVPAGRHIPRTLGGVTASALKLATASNCQMPKVTGTGTMDMGSRDNHDQDKPALTSLADNTMAMEVT; translated from the exons ATGGTGATCCCTGTCCCCGAGGCGGAGAGCAACATCGCCTACTATGAATCCCTCTACCCCGGGGACTTCAAGATGCCAAAGCAGCTCATTCACATACAGC CTTTCAGCCTGGACACGGAGCAGCCCGACTACGACCTGGACTCTGAGGACGAGGCGTTTGTGAATAAGCtgaagaagaagatggagaTCACCGCCCTGCAGTTTGAGGAGATGATCGACCGTCTTGAGAAGGGCAGCGGCCAGCAG GCGCTGAGCCTGCAGGAGGCCAAGCTCCTGCTGAAGGAGGACGACGAGCTCATCCAGGAGGTGTACGACTACTGGAGCCGCAAGAGGAAAGGCTGCAAGAGCGGCACGCTGCACCCCACTGtgaagcaggagaggagggacggaTCCAGCACCAGCGACCCCTACGTGGCCTTCCGCCGCCGCACGGAGAAGATGCAGACCAGGAAG AACCGCAAGAACGACGAGGCGTCCTACGAGAAGATGCTGAAGCTGAGGAGGGACCTGAGCCGAGCCGTCACCATCCTGGAGATGatcaagaggagggagaagagcaaGAGGGAGCTGCTGCACCTCAccctggaggtggtggagaagag GAACGTGATGCCCGACTTTGGCAGTGAGGTGATGGCCGAGGCGCTGGCCCAGCGCGCCCTGGTCAAGCCCGTCTACGCCATCCCCATCCCCCTGTCCAGCAGCAACCAGTACCGCCACCAGGACCACATGGACCTGAAGGACTACAAAACCAAG ccGGAGAAGACGGAGGTGGTCCGGACGAAAAGGAAATATGAGAAGAAGCCCAAGATCCCGGCCGTGTCGGCGCCCCCCCACTCAGGCCCCTCTGTGTTCAACCCCAAGGACCTGAACCAGTACGACTTCCCCAGCTCGGACGACGAAGCCTTCTCCCAG GTCCATTCAGGTTCCTCTGAGGCCGAAGAGGAGAATGACCCAGATGGCTGCTACGCCTTCCGCAGGAAGGCCGGCTGTCAGTACTACGCT tcTCGACCGAACCGGAGCGCCAGCTGGCCCTGGGCGAGCCCCGAGGAGGGCGGGCTGGGCGACCCGCGCTACCGCTACTGCCTCACCTCCCTCAGCGTTCCCCGCCGCTGCGTGGGGTTGGCACGGCGACGCGTCGGCCGAGGGGGCAG GATCTTGCTGGACAGAGCCCATTCGGACCTGGACAGCGTTTTCCAGAGTCTGGACTCGGACCCCGAAACGGAACCGCTCACCCCGGCCTCGCCGCTCCGCGACTCCACCGCCAGTACCTCAGCAAACAATACCTCGAGTGCATCCCTTccgacctccacctcctctttgcCATCGTCAGTACACGCGGACCTCAACGAGATTCTTTTGAACATTAAGTCATGCCGCTGGAGGCACTTTAGACCACGGACGCTATCCCATCCCCGCTCGGGTGGAGGTGACACGTCACGAAGAGGATTTAAGGGCACGCCGTTGGGGCAGTCTGGGACGCTGGGCTCAGGAGGTGCCCCCCAGCACCGCACgggcccccctcccgcccctgtACACG tgttcaCAGCAGAGCAGTACCAGCACCACCAGGAGCAGTTGGCCCTCATGCAGAAACAGCAGCTGGAGCAAATCCAACAGCAGCAGAAGCAGGCAGCAGAGACCATCAACgccacacccaacacacag ATCCTGGTGATTAAGACGCTAGATCAGGCCAGCGCCCAGTTCGCCGCCTCGGCCCTTCTCACGTCAGACCAGCTGCTGGCCTTGAAGtctaaggaggagggggggctgggaagTGGAGTCAACGGGGTCCTCCCCAGTTCAG GCGTCTACAAGGGCTTACACATCTCCAGCACCACCTCTGCTCCGCACCTCGCCACCCAGTCCCCCCCGAtcttcctccagccctccgccaacaccacccctccctcccccgccagTGCCACACTGGGGCCCGCCCCCAACGCCCACGGCGTCCCCAACGCCACTCAGGTCCTGCTCGGCAACAACCTCCGCCTGAGCGTCCCGGCCGGGCGCCACATACCCAGGACCCTGGGCGGCGTGACGGCGTCTGCCTTAAAGCTGGCCACGGCCTCCAACTGTCAGATGCCCAAGGTCACCGGGACTGGCACCATGGACATGGGCTCCAG GGATAATCACGACCAAGACAAACCAGCACTGACCAGCCTGGCGGACAACACAATGGCCATGGAGGTGACGTAG
- the LOC134034756 gene encoding enhancer of polycomb homolog 1-like isoform X1, whose protein sequence is MSKLSFRARALDATKPLPVFRCEDLPDLHEYASINRAVPQMPTGMEKEEESEHHLQRAISAQQVYGEKRDNMVIPVPEAESNIAYYESLYPGDFKMPKQLIHIQPFSLDTEQPDYDLDSEDEAFVNKLKKKMEITALQFEEMIDRLEKGSGQQALSLQEAKLLLKEDDELIQEVYDYWSRKRKGCKSGTLHPTVKQERRDGSSTSDPYVAFRRRTEKMQTRKNRKNDEASYEKMLKLRRDLSRAVTILEMIKRREKSKRELLHLTLEVVEKRNVMPDFGSEVMAEALAQRALVKPVYAIPIPLSSSNQYRHQDHMDLKDYKTKPEKTEVVRTKRKYEKKPKIPAVSAPPHSGPSVFNPKDLNQYDFPSSDDEAFSQVHSGSSEAEEENDPDGCYAFRRKAGCQYYASRPNRSASWPWASPEEGGLGDPRYRYCLTSLSVPRRCVGLARRRVGRGGRILLDRAHSDLDSVFQSLDSDPETEPLTPASPLRDSTASTSANNTSSASLPTSTSSLPSSVHADLNEILLNIKSCRWRHFRPRTLSHPRSGGGDTSRRGFKGTPLGQSGTLGSGGAPQHRTGPPPAPVHVFTAEQYQHHQEQLALMQKQQLEQIQQQQKQAAETINATPNTQILVIKTLDQASAQFAASALLTSDQLLALKSKEEGGLGSGVNGVLPSSGVYKGLHISSTTSAPHLATQSPPIFLQPSANTTPPSPASATLGPAPNAHGVPNATQVLLGNNLRLSVPAGRHIPRTLGGVTASALKLATASNCQMPKVTGTGTMDMGSRDNHDQDKPALTSLADNTMAMEVT, encoded by the exons ATGAGTAAATTGTCGTTTCGGGCACGGGCGCTGGACGCTACCAAGCCTCTACCCGTCTTCCGCTGCGAGGACTTGCCCGATCTGCACGAATATGCCTCTATCAACCGGGCAGTACCGCAAATGCCAACTGGgatggaaaaggaggaggaatcG GAGCACCATCTCCAGCGGGCCATCTCGGCGCAGCAGGTGTACGGGGAGAAGAGGGACAACATGGTGATCCCTGTCCCCGAGGCGGAGAGCAACATCGCCTACTATGAATCCCTCTACCCCGGGGACTTCAAGATGCCAAAGCAGCTCATTCACATACAGC CTTTCAGCCTGGACACGGAGCAGCCCGACTACGACCTGGACTCTGAGGACGAGGCGTTTGTGAATAAGCtgaagaagaagatggagaTCACCGCCCTGCAGTTTGAGGAGATGATCGACCGTCTTGAGAAGGGCAGCGGCCAGCAG GCGCTGAGCCTGCAGGAGGCCAAGCTCCTGCTGAAGGAGGACGACGAGCTCATCCAGGAGGTGTACGACTACTGGAGCCGCAAGAGGAAAGGCTGCAAGAGCGGCACGCTGCACCCCACTGtgaagcaggagaggagggacggaTCCAGCACCAGCGACCCCTACGTGGCCTTCCGCCGCCGCACGGAGAAGATGCAGACCAGGAAG AACCGCAAGAACGACGAGGCGTCCTACGAGAAGATGCTGAAGCTGAGGAGGGACCTGAGCCGAGCCGTCACCATCCTGGAGATGatcaagaggagggagaagagcaaGAGGGAGCTGCTGCACCTCAccctggaggtggtggagaagag GAACGTGATGCCCGACTTTGGCAGTGAGGTGATGGCCGAGGCGCTGGCCCAGCGCGCCCTGGTCAAGCCCGTCTACGCCATCCCCATCCCCCTGTCCAGCAGCAACCAGTACCGCCACCAGGACCACATGGACCTGAAGGACTACAAAACCAAG ccGGAGAAGACGGAGGTGGTCCGGACGAAAAGGAAATATGAGAAGAAGCCCAAGATCCCGGCCGTGTCGGCGCCCCCCCACTCAGGCCCCTCTGTGTTCAACCCCAAGGACCTGAACCAGTACGACTTCCCCAGCTCGGACGACGAAGCCTTCTCCCAG GTCCATTCAGGTTCCTCTGAGGCCGAAGAGGAGAATGACCCAGATGGCTGCTACGCCTTCCGCAGGAAGGCCGGCTGTCAGTACTACGCT tcTCGACCGAACCGGAGCGCCAGCTGGCCCTGGGCGAGCCCCGAGGAGGGCGGGCTGGGCGACCCGCGCTACCGCTACTGCCTCACCTCCCTCAGCGTTCCCCGCCGCTGCGTGGGGTTGGCACGGCGACGCGTCGGCCGAGGGGGCAG GATCTTGCTGGACAGAGCCCATTCGGACCTGGACAGCGTTTTCCAGAGTCTGGACTCGGACCCCGAAACGGAACCGCTCACCCCGGCCTCGCCGCTCCGCGACTCCACCGCCAGTACCTCAGCAAACAATACCTCGAGTGCATCCCTTccgacctccacctcctctttgcCATCGTCAGTACACGCGGACCTCAACGAGATTCTTTTGAACATTAAGTCATGCCGCTGGAGGCACTTTAGACCACGGACGCTATCCCATCCCCGCTCGGGTGGAGGTGACACGTCACGAAGAGGATTTAAGGGCACGCCGTTGGGGCAGTCTGGGACGCTGGGCTCAGGAGGTGCCCCCCAGCACCGCACgggcccccctcccgcccctgtACACG tgttcaCAGCAGAGCAGTACCAGCACCACCAGGAGCAGTTGGCCCTCATGCAGAAACAGCAGCTGGAGCAAATCCAACAGCAGCAGAAGCAGGCAGCAGAGACCATCAACgccacacccaacacacag ATCCTGGTGATTAAGACGCTAGATCAGGCCAGCGCCCAGTTCGCCGCCTCGGCCCTTCTCACGTCAGACCAGCTGCTGGCCTTGAAGtctaaggaggagggggggctgggaagTGGAGTCAACGGGGTCCTCCCCAGTTCAG GCGTCTACAAGGGCTTACACATCTCCAGCACCACCTCTGCTCCGCACCTCGCCACCCAGTCCCCCCCGAtcttcctccagccctccgccaacaccacccctccctcccccgccagTGCCACACTGGGGCCCGCCCCCAACGCCCACGGCGTCCCCAACGCCACTCAGGTCCTGCTCGGCAACAACCTCCGCCTGAGCGTCCCGGCCGGGCGCCACATACCCAGGACCCTGGGCGGCGTGACGGCGTCTGCCTTAAAGCTGGCCACGGCCTCCAACTGTCAGATGCCCAAGGTCACCGGGACTGGCACCATGGACATGGGCTCCAG GGATAATCACGACCAAGACAAACCAGCACTGACCAGCCTGGCGGACAACACAATGGCCATGGAGGTGACGTAG